A segment of the Vibrio parahaemolyticus genome:
TTCCTGTCATTTTGAGCCTTGCGCCTTTAGTGACTGCTTTGGCCGCAGGCAATCGTGTGATGATGAAGCTCAGCGAATTTACGCCCAAAACCAATAAAGTCATCGTCAATATTTGTCACGAGCTGTCGGAATATGTCGAAGTATTTGAAGGTGAAGCGGACGTTGCACAAGCATTCAGTCAACTGCCATTTGATCATCTTTTGTTTACTGGCTCGACAAATGTTGGCCGCGCTGTGGCTAAAGCAGCGGCAGAAAATTTGACTCCAGTGACGTTAGAACTGGGTGGAAAATCTCCGGTGATCATCACAGAAGATGCAGACATGAAGAAAACCGTTGATGCGATTTTGTTTGGTAAATGCATCAATGCGGGCCAAATTTGTGTGGCGCCTGATTACGCGTTTGTACCGCAAGAACGCATCGAAGAGTTCATCACGCTGTTCTTAAAACGTTTTGAAAAACTCTATTTGAAATCCAACAAGAATCAAAAGCTGACCCATATTATCAACCAACGACAGTATGAGCGTTTGACTGCACTGCTTGAGGATGCCAAAACCCAAGGCGCAAGCCTCCATACCGTTGAAGCGTCACCTCAAGAGGAACGGCTTTTGTACCCTCATTTGGTCACAAACGTGTCAGCGGATATGCGAATCATGCAAGAGGAAATCTTTGGGCCACTTCTACCCATCAAGCCATACAAAAGCTTAGAGGAAGCGATTGACTACATTAATCAGCACCAGCGGCCACTTGCGCTGTATGTTATGTCGGACGACAAATCGACCATCAAACATATCGTGCGCAACACACACAGTGGCGGAGTCGGCATTAACGATACGGTATTACACGTTGGCGCTGAAGATGCACCTTTCGGTGGCATTGGGCAATCGGGCATTGGTCATTATCACGGAGTGGAAGGATTCAGAACCTTTAGCCATGCGAAAACCGTACTCCACACGCCGAAATGGCTGCCAAGAACGGGGGCTTTAATGCGTCGCAGAGCAATGGCGATAAAAGCGATTCAAAAGATTTTTGTTCGATAGTGATTGGATTGTTCAAAAACCGCCCAAACGGGCGGTTTTTTGGTTTCTATGCGTTCTAAATTGCGGATTACCAAAGGCCGAGAAGCTTCCACCACGCACCGCCAACAAAAACAAAGATTGGAATGACGATGAGTGAGAAGATAAAACCGATTTTCCACCAGTTTTGCAGAGTGTGGAAGCCAGCACCAAATAAGATTGGCGCAGGGCCAGACGAGTAATGCGTGGTCGACATATACAAGTTACTGAAAACACCAAGAACAATCGCAGCAAGCATCGGAGGTGCGCCAGCAGAGATCGCAATTGCCAAGAACGCGGAGTACATCGCACTGATGTGTGCCATTGCACTCGCCATCAAATAGTGGCTGTAGTAGTAAACCAAAAGAAGCACGACGATGGTTGTCACCCAGCCAAAGCCGGACAGTGACTCGGCCATAGACTCGCTGAACCAGCTGATGAATCCGAGTTTGTTAAGTTGCGCAGCCATCATTACCAATACAGCGAACCAAGTTATGGTGTGCCATGCTTCTTTTTCGCCAAGAACGGCGTCCCATGTGATGGTGTGAGTGAGAAGCAAGAAAACTAACCCAAGTAAAGCCGTAACCGTTGCATGAATGCCTAATGTTGGGCCCAATACCCAAAGTGAAACCATACCGATAAAGGTGATACAAACCATCAGTTCGTCACGCGTCATTTTGCCCATTTCAGCCAGCTTTTGACGCGCAATTTCACGCATTTCTGGTGTCTTCTTTAGCTCTGGTGGAAACACCATGTACATCACGAGAGGGATGAGGAACAAACACAACAAACCAGGGACGATCGCCGCGGTTGCCCAGCCAGCCCATGTGATTTCAACGCCTTGTTCTTTTGCGAAGTTAGCGGCGAGTGGGTTACCTGCCATAGAGGTCAGGAACATCGCACAAGTAATCGCGTTACATTGGAAGATACATTGCACCAAAAATGCGCCGATTCGGTTCTCAGTACCTTTTTCTGGGTCGGAATCATAAGCACTCGCAACCGAGCGAAATAGCGGAGAAATAATACCGCCACAACGTGCTGTGGTACTTGGGGTTGCAGGTGCAAACAGCAAATCAGTCAACACTAAGCCGTAAGCAAGGCCTAATGAGTTGTGACCAAGTTTAGAGATAAACCAGTATCCGACGCGTCGACCAAAGCCGGTGGTAATAAAACCGCGAGAGATAAAGAACGCAGCTGCAATCATCCAAATCGTTGGGTGCGCGAAGCCAGTCAGTGCGGTTTTGATTGGCAGTACGCCAAGCAGTGTCGCGAGCGTCAAACCCATCAAGGCCATCGCGCCAAGAGGAAGTGGGGCGAGGATCAAGCTTAGTACGGTGGTGACGAAAATCGCCATCATTTGCCAAGCTTGATCGGTGAGTCCTTCCGGGGTTGGGATAAACCATAAGATGCAGCCTATCGCGACCAGTAGGAGTATTTTCATTTGGGAACTATTCATACATCCATCTCCAAGTTATTTTCTTCATCATAGGGTTTGGAAATGGCAAAAAACTGAGAGAAATCAATTTCATCAACGACGTACTTGAGCTCTTTATCAATTTGCATGTCACGACAAAATCTGTTTGAAAAATAATTGAGAATAAACGCATTAAATTAATAAAAGTCATAAAAATCACCACTGAGATCCGCGTCAAAATTCATGGTGAGAGCCCCTAAGTCGAATAAGGAATTGCGGTAAGCTTAGGGCAAGTCATTTCTTGGAATCCTATCGTGCCGTTTGCTTCTTTTTCTTTTACTAAACAACTGGCCGTATTGCTCAGTGGTGTAATGCTATTGGGCATGTTGAGTTGGTGGAGTTACAGTGCTCATCAGTTGGACGACATCCTCACTCATCAAATCAGCCTGCGTGCTCAAGTTCAGTCGCAGCAGCTCTCGCAATTGTCCAGCCTTATTGCCGCTGTTGGGTCTGGTAGCGCAAGCAAAACGTCAGAAATCATCAATGCGGTTCAGGCGGTGAGTGATGCGGATTTTATCACTGTGAGTGATCGCGCAGGAATTCGGCTGGCACATCCTGTCGCTGAACGCGTTGGTCTGCCTGTATTGGGAGGTGACATTGAAAGAGCGCTGGAAAACGGCGAGTCCTATCTTTCTTATGGCGTGGGATCTTTAGGGCCATCGGTTCGTTACATATCTCCCATTTTTTCCAATGAAGGCGATGTGATTGGCATGATCAAAGTTGGCTATTTGATTGATACTTTGGATCTCTGGACAAGCGAACGGTTATTGCCCTTGATATCGTTCGGAATCATTGCCGTCGCTATTTGTATTTGGTTGTCTTGGAAGTTTTCTCGCTATGTTCGAACTCAAATGCAAGAGTTAGAACCTTGGCAGCTTAAGCAGGCATTAAAAACGCATCAAGGCGTGCTGCAAGCGACGTATGAAGGATTGGTCGCGATAAACTCCGAGGGAAGTTTGTATCTTATTAATGATTCCGCTCGCGCTATGCTCAACTATCATCAAGAGCTTGGCAACGTATTTACCGACGGGATAGATAACCCTGAAAGTTTTTCGCTGAAAGGTGACGATTACATTAATGGATTGATTCGCGTGAATGGCAAAAATTTGGTGATGAACAGAGTTACGCTTCGTACGTCGACAGGTGAACCTTATGGCGCAGTGTTTAGCTTGCGTGACCAAAATGAGATGCACGTACTCTCGGAGAAAATCAGTCAGGTGACGCAGTACATGGAGAACATGCGCGTTGCGCGTCACGAGTATCAAAATAAGCTTTCGACTATCTCGGGCCTCTTACAAATGGGGGCTTACGATAAAGCGCTTTCAGTTTGTTTGTCGCAAGCGAAAGCCAGTCAATCACAACTGGATTCGCTACATGCGCTGAATAGCAGACCGGCCTTGTCAGCCTTGATTTTGGCAAAGGCGAGCAAAGCCAACGAACTGGGTGTGGCACTGAGCATTGACTGCCAAAGTGATTTGAGCGCGCTGTCTCGCCGTTTGTCAGAAGAACAATTGTGTGGGTTGATTGGCAATTTAGCTCAAAACGCTTTGGAAGCGGTGAAAGGACGAGAGAACGGTCATGTACACATCGGTATTTCAGAATCGGCCTGCGAGTACACCATTCAGGTTTCGAACAATGGCCCGCTGATCGAGAGTGAATTTGATGCGTTGTGCGAATTGGGCTTTACCACTAAGCAAAACAAAGCCGATCATGGAGTAGACATGTACCTTGTACGTTCCATCGTTGAGCAAGGCAATGGGCATATGGAGTTGGACAGTGACGAGCAAGAAACCGCGTTTACGATCTATTTTCCCAAGGAGTTAGGATGATAAAAGTAGTCATAGTGGAAGATGATCCCAACATTGCAGAGCTTCATCACCATTTCATTGAGCAAGTGGAACAATATCAAGTCGTCGGTATTGCCGGCAGTATTCACATTGCCCAGCAGCTAGTTACGCATACTAAGCCGGATTTGGTAATCGTCGACAACTACTTGCCAGACGGGCAAGGTGTCGAGCTGGTTTATCAATGGTTAGAGAGCGACCAGAAACCAGAATGCATTTTGGTCACGGCGGCCAATGACGCATCTACGGTTCAAAAAGCTCATCGTTTCGGCGCATTTGATTACCTCGTCAAGCCCGTTGATTACTCAAGACTAACTGAAAGCTTGCTCCGTTTCGCAAAGGTCAAAAACCATATGCGTAGCCAAGAGAGTTTTCGACAGTCGCAGCTTGATGATTTGTTCCATCTTGGAAAAGGCACGCCAACCGATTTGGCTGGTTTAGATCCTTTTATGTTCCGTCAGGTGGTGGATCTGTTTACGCATGTGCATGTCGAGCACACCGCATTGAGTGTGTCGGAAAGCTTAACCATCAGTAAGAGCACGGCGCGTCGTTATTTGGATAAAGCCGTTGAACACGGTGAGTTGGTGGCCTTTTTAGAACACGGGAAAGTAGGGCGACCGACTCGGGTTTATCGCAATAAGTTAGTATCAGAAAGCTAAGTGTTTGAGATAAAGCACAAAGAAAGGCTCTTGTTGAAAGAGCCTTTTTCACGAAATGTCGACATATTTTGGCAAGTTTAATGCAGAACTTCACTGCTGAATCTTAAGTATTTGCAGTCGTTCATCAAATCTTTAAATGCCTTTCTATCCAGCTTAATCAGAGTTTCATGATCGCCGGCTTCGAGATAGACATGTTCCAAATTTGCTAACCTTTCATCGCAAACTGTCGACATGTGGTAAGGGCTACCAATCGGCGGAATAGCGCCGTGTTCACAATCGGTGAAGAGTCGATAAACCATGCGCTCTTTCACCAAGTGGAAGGTGGCGTTAAATTCGTCGTTTAATCTCGACAAACTGATTTTGTTGTTGGCAGGTAAGACCGCCATTATATGACGCCCTTCATGATCCTCAAGAATCACACCTTTTGCGATATTCATTAAAGGCACACCTGCGGCAACACCACTTTGTAGCGAGCTATGACTGTGGCTGTGATTCACGGTTTGAAAGTGAATGTTATGCTCAGTCAAATATTCATCTAATCGGGTTGCAATTGTCATATAGCCTCCACGTGTATGAGACCCATAAAGAGTATAGGAGAGGACGGTCGCAATCGCGCATTTTACTCCGCTTGCACTGACGCTCTTTGGCTCCTGTTCTACGCTTATTTGAAAGCCAGCGACAAAGCATGGTGAAAAACAATAACTAGGGGGCAACATGAGCAAGCCAATCATCGCCGATAACAAGCCGATCAAGGTCGAATTGAAGGCCGGGCAAGAATACTATTTTTGCCGTTGTGGGCGATCAAAAAAGCAACCTTATTGTGACGGCTCGCATTCTGGAACTGGGATGAAGCCAATGAGCTTTACTGCGGAAAAAGATGAAGATGCTTATCTCTGCCAGTGCAAGCACACCGCCAATGCGCCTTTTTGCGACGGTACGCATAAACGATTTACCGCCGAGCAAGTGGGCAAAGAAGGTCCCGATCAAAAACGAGAGAAAAGTGAAAAGCTCGCCGCTGCCAATACTCAAGAGGAGCCAACTCTAGAATTTATTCACCAACTTGCCAGAGAAGGGCTCTCTAAGCTCGGTCATCATGGGCCGATGGCTGCAATGGGCGTGCCTAGGCACTTGTTACCACATTGGGATGCAATACAAATCATGGTGGCGCAAATGGCGACACAACCGCTGTTGGAAGATGTTCCCGTGTCTACCGAGTTGATTGTGGGGCCAAACGCACGTAAGCCGCTCAAGCTCGCTATTCCTTTATTGGTGTCGGACATGAGTTTTGGTGCGCTTTCGGAAGAAGCGAAAATCGCGCTGGCAAAAGGTGCGGAGTTAGCCGGAACTGGGATTTGCTCCGGGGAAGGCGGCATGTTGCCAGAAGAGCAAGCCGCTAATTCGCGATATTTTTATGAGCTAGCCAGTGCGAAGTTTGGCTACGACGAATCCAAGCTCCTAAAGGTTCAAGCATTTCACTTTAAAGGTGGGCAAGGTGCGAAAACGGGGACAGGAGGCCATCTTCCTGCCAACAAAAACGTTGGTAAGATCTCTCAGGTGAGGGGCATTCCTGAAGGGCAACCTGCAATATCGCCACCAACCTTTACCGATCTTCATACTACTCACGATTTCAGAAAGTTTGCCGACAGAGTTCGTGGCATTACTGGCGGTATTCCGATTGGCTTTAAATTGAGTGCTAACCATATTGAGCAAGACATCCAGTTTGCGCTTGATGCGAGTGCCGATTACATCATTCTCGATGGCCGTGGTGGTGGCACGGGCGCGGCACCAACCATGTTCCGTGATCACATTAGCGTACCGACCATTCCTGCGTTAGCCCGCGCACGTAAATACTTAGATGAAAAAGGTGCAAGTGACCGCGTCACGTTAATCATCACTGGTGGACTTCGCGTTCCTATGGATTTTGTCAAAGCGTTAGCGCTCGGTGCAGACGGCGTGGCGATAGCGAATAGCGCGATGCAATCAATTGGTTGTGTCGCAGCTCGTATCTGCAACACCAATAACTGTCCGGCAGGCATTGCGACGCAAAATGCCGATTTGAGGCAGCGTCTCGATGTTGAAAAATCGTCTCAACAACTGAAAAACTTCTTTGAATCATCGGTTGAGCTCATGCAAGTGATGGCAAGGGCGTGTGGGCATCATTCACTCAGCCAATTCAATGTTCGGGATTTAGCGACGTGGGATCAAAACATGGCGAGATTGTCTGGCGTTAAGTATTCAGGGGTAAATCCAATCTGATCTGAATCCATATAAAACGCATATATGTACATGTTTGGTAACAGTAAAAGCTTGTAAACAGCGTGCAAATTTTGAAGAAAAAGACTTCTTTCTTGCGTCAAGTGGACTACGCTGTTTTGGTCAGGTATTCAATGTTTTTCGCATTGAGTAGAGAATGAGTAGCCAAGGAGGCTACAAAATAAAGGAGTACAATATGAGCAATACAAACGGCGGTTCAGTAGGTAAATGTCCAGTTATGCATGGTGGACAAACATCTACAGACAAGTCGGTGATGGATTGGTGGCCGAATGCCTTAAACTTAGACATCCTGCATCAGCACGACTCCAAAACGAATCCATTTGGTCCAGATTTTAATTACAAAGAAGAACTTAAAAAACTGGACGTCGACGCACTCAAGCAAGACTTAAAAGACCTAATGACAAACAGCCAAGATTGGTGGCCAGCAGACTGGGGACACTACGGCGGTTTGATGATTCGTATGGCATGGCACGCGGCTGGTAGCTATCGTATCGCAG
Coding sequences within it:
- a CDS encoding glutamate synthase-related protein, translating into MSKPIIADNKPIKVELKAGQEYYFCRCGRSKKQPYCDGSHSGTGMKPMSFTAEKDEDAYLCQCKHTANAPFCDGTHKRFTAEQVGKEGPDQKREKSEKLAAANTQEEPTLEFIHQLAREGLSKLGHHGPMAAMGVPRHLLPHWDAIQIMVAQMATQPLLEDVPVSTELIVGPNARKPLKLAIPLLVSDMSFGALSEEAKIALAKGAELAGTGICSGEGGMLPEEQAANSRYFYELASAKFGYDESKLLKVQAFHFKGGQGAKTGTGGHLPANKNVGKISQVRGIPEGQPAISPPTFTDLHTTHDFRKFADRVRGITGGIPIGFKLSANHIEQDIQFALDASADYIILDGRGGGTGAAPTMFRDHISVPTIPALARARKYLDEKGASDRVTLIITGGLRVPMDFVKALALGADGVAIANSAMQSIGCVAARICNTNNCPAGIATQNADLRQRLDVEKSSQQLKNFFESSVELMQVMARACGHHSLSQFNVRDLATWDQNMARLSGVKYSGVNPI
- a CDS encoding ATP-binding protein, with protein sequence MPFASFSFTKQLAVLLSGVMLLGMLSWWSYSAHQLDDILTHQISLRAQVQSQQLSQLSSLIAAVGSGSASKTSEIINAVQAVSDADFITVSDRAGIRLAHPVAERVGLPVLGGDIERALENGESYLSYGVGSLGPSVRYISPIFSNEGDVIGMIKVGYLIDTLDLWTSERLLPLISFGIIAVAICIWLSWKFSRYVRTQMQELEPWQLKQALKTHQGVLQATYEGLVAINSEGSLYLINDSARAMLNYHQELGNVFTDGIDNPESFSLKGDDYINGLIRVNGKNLVMNRVTLRTSTGEPYGAVFSLRDQNEMHVLSEKISQVTQYMENMRVARHEYQNKLSTISGLLQMGAYDKALSVCLSQAKASQSQLDSLHALNSRPALSALILAKASKANELGVALSIDCQSDLSALSRRLSEEQLCGLIGNLAQNALEAVKGRENGHVHIGISESACEYTIQVSNNGPLIESEFDALCELGFTTKQNKADHGVDMYLVRSIVEQGNGHMELDSDEQETAFTIYFPKELG
- a CDS encoding anion permease gives rise to the protein MNSSQMKILLLVAIGCILWFIPTPEGLTDQAWQMMAIFVTTVLSLILAPLPLGAMALMGLTLATLLGVLPIKTALTGFAHPTIWMIAAAFFISRGFITTGFGRRVGYWFISKLGHNSLGLAYGLVLTDLLFAPATPSTTARCGGIISPLFRSVASAYDSDPEKGTENRIGAFLVQCIFQCNAITCAMFLTSMAGNPLAANFAKEQGVEITWAGWATAAIVPGLLCLFLIPLVMYMVFPPELKKTPEMREIARQKLAEMGKMTRDELMVCITFIGMVSLWVLGPTLGIHATVTALLGLVFLLLTHTITWDAVLGEKEAWHTITWFAVLVMMAAQLNKLGFISWFSESMAESLSGFGWVTTIVVLLLVYYYSHYLMASAMAHISAMYSAFLAIAISAGAPPMLAAIVLGVFSNLYMSTTHYSSGPAPILFGAGFHTLQNWWKIGFIFSLIVIPIFVFVGGAWWKLLGLW
- a CDS encoding response regulator → MIKVVIVEDDPNIAELHHHFIEQVEQYQVVGIAGSIHIAQQLVTHTKPDLVIVDNYLPDGQGVELVYQWLESDQKPECILVTAANDASTVQKAHRFGAFDYLVKPVDYSRLTESLLRFAKVKNHMRSQESFRQSQLDDLFHLGKGTPTDLAGLDPFMFRQVVDLFTHVHVEHTALSVSESLTISKSTARRYLDKAVEHGELVAFLEHGKVGRPTRVYRNKLVSES
- a CDS encoding coniferyl aldehyde dehydrogenase; the protein is MNAIAEVDVDNSLQQSLDRLKAAYVAEPYPSLDERKQRLIMLKQALIANKQALVEALSDDFGYRSEFDTAMTDVLPTVSHINYTLKRLKKWCKPSKRESGLLLAPSKVTVQYQPLGVVGIISPWNFPVILSLAPLVTALAAGNRVMMKLSEFTPKTNKVIVNICHELSEYVEVFEGEADVAQAFSQLPFDHLLFTGSTNVGRAVAKAAAENLTPVTLELGGKSPVIITEDADMKKTVDAILFGKCINAGQICVAPDYAFVPQERIEEFITLFLKRFEKLYLKSNKNQKLTHIINQRQYERLTALLEDAKTQGASLHTVEASPQEERLLYPHLVTNVSADMRIMQEEIFGPLLPIKPYKSLEEAIDYINQHQRPLALYVMSDDKSTIKHIVRNTHSGGVGINDTVLHVGAEDAPFGGIGQSGIGHYHGVEGFRTFSHAKTVLHTPKWLPRTGALMRRRAMAIKAIQKIFVR
- a CDS encoding aminoacyl-tRNA deacylase; translation: MTIATRLDEYLTEHNIHFQTVNHSHSHSSLQSGVAAGVPLMNIAKGVILEDHEGRHIMAVLPANNKISLSRLNDEFNATFHLVKERMVYRLFTDCEHGAIPPIGSPYHMSTVCDERLANLEHVYLEAGDHETLIKLDRKAFKDLMNDCKYLRFSSEVLH